The stretch of DNA CCTATGAAGAAGCAGCGATTTTGACGGTAGATGGTATGGGAGATTTCACCTCTACTATGAGAGGCGTTGGGCGTGGGAATCAAATCGAAATCTTTGATAGCGTTTCCTACCCCCACTCTATCGGAATGTTTTATACCGCTTTTACCCAATATTTGGGCTTCCCGAACTATGGGGATGAATATAAAGTCATGGGGCTTTCGCCTTATGGCAAGCCTGTACATTTGGATAAGGTACGTGATGTGGTGCGAAAAACGTCTAATGGGCTATTTGAATTAAACGAAAAGTATTTCCGACACTTCAAGGAAGGTGTTTCTATGAGTTGGGAAAGTGGCTCTCCACACGTCGAACCCTTGTTTAGTGATGAGATGGTCAAGCAGTTTGGCCCTTTGCGACAAAAAGAGGAAGGATTAAGCCAATACCATATGGACCTGGCCGCTTCCGTTCAGCGCTACTGCGAAGAGATTATCTTTTATCTGGCAGAAGGTTTGTATAAAAAAACGGGTTTAAAAAACCTGTGTGTGGCGGGTGGGGTGGCACAAAATTCCGTAGCGAATGGTAAACTGATTGAAAACACTTCATTTGAGCAACTATTTGTCCCTCCGGCTGGTCATGATGCAGGTACTTCAGTGGGGTCTGCACTCTATCATTTGCACCACAACAAGAATCTCCCACGGCCTCCTTTTTCCCATCAAGCGTACACTGGTGCCCGGTTTAATAATGACCAGATTGAGGCTTATCTAAAAGAAAGAGACATTGCTTATACCCGTTATGCAGAGGAAGAGCTAATTGAGGTGGTCAGCAATCGTTTGTTGAATGCAGGTGTGATTGGATGGTATCAAGGCCGAGCAGAATTTGGGCCGCGAGCTTTGGGTAATCGATCTATCATAGTTGATCCGCGAAGAGAAGATGCCAAAGCCTTATTAAATGCCAAAATAAAAAAACGCGAAAGTTTTCGCCCTTTTGCTCCATCTATCCTAAGAGAGGCGACAGCTGACTTCTTCGAGCAAGTCGATAGTGTGCCTTTCATGGAAAAGGTTTTTAAAATAAAGCTTGAAAAACGAGCCCTCATTCCAGCCGTTACACATGTCGACGGCACTGGTCGACTCCAAACAGTGGAGGCGAAGGACAATCCACGCTATCATCGCCTCATCCAACGCTTTGGCGAAAAATCTGGCGTACCCATCCTCTTAAATACCTCCTTCAACGAAAACGAACCTATAGTAGACACACCGGAACATGCGCTAGAGTGTTTCTTGCGGACAAATATGGATATGCTGGTGCTAGAGAATTGTGTGGTGCAACGGTAATTGCAATGGCAATTGTAGTTATATTTTAGTATTTTGACTGAAAATTGCAATTGTTCAGTAGTTTTTGCAGAACAAATCGGTGATCGGAAGTATGGAGGAGAGAAACATTTCTCGGTAGACATTTTTTTATATGCTCGTGCATGTGTTGTGGCGAATGGAAAAGAGTTTTTCACAAGCGTACTACATGATCCTACAAAGATGCCTAAATCCTATACTTTTGAGGCGCTCCTTTATTTAGCCGCCAAAGCTTATGAAGATAAAACAGCACTCCCCTGGACTTATCTTCCAAAAAAGAGTTATGAAACTTTCTCCAATAGAAAAGGTTGGAATGGGAAAGAAAGTCCGACTTTTTAACTGCCGGAGGCAGTCTCACTCCTAGCCTGGAAAACAGAGGAATACCCAAAGTGTCAAAAGTCCAAACTATAACTCCACGTCCCCCAAAAAAAAGCCACATGCCCCCTCCAATACCTCTAAAACTCCAATAACTCCACGTCCAAAAACTCCCCCCCTTTTGTTCAAACAGCTTCTACTTTCATACATCTTTTTTCTCCCCTTCGTCAAGCTCTTCTACTGGCCTGTCGTTTATGCCAAGGTACAAGTCAATGAAATCCTCTTCTTGGCCATGTTACCAGCCGTTTTCCTGCACTGGAAGGAGCATAAAACGCAGACATCCCAATCCATTTTCAAGGTTTTTAGTCAATTTCCTTTCCTAGGAACCACGTTGGTATGCTATGCCCTGGTCAATTTAATGGCGGGATTCCATTCCGGTGATTTGGACGCTATGCTAGAAGGATTTGGCCGAAGTTACCTCATAGTGGTGATGGGACTGACTGCCTATTATAGCTATATTGAAGGTGAATCAGGATTACAAAAGGCCCTAAACGTCTGGTTTTGGGGAGCCATCGCAATGGCCATTTGCACTTATGCTGGCTATTTGCTTACTTTCATCGGCTACCCCAATCGCGCAGTAGCTATTGTTGCCAATTATCCCTATTGGGGAACGGTCTATAGGGCAGCAGGTTTAACAGGTGGCTCAGGTATGCTAGTGCTGGTTTTTATGGCACCAACCTTATACGCCTGGCGGCAGTGGCGCCTGGGAGAATGGGGAATCTCAGGATACTTATG from Saprospiraceae bacterium encodes:
- a CDS encoding carbamoyltransferase C-terminal domain-containing protein encodes the protein MYTLGLNAYHGDSSACIYKDTVLIAATEEERIRRLKHWAGLPTEAIGFCLKEAGISLAEVDYITVSRDPKAKIGKKALYALKKGISLGSIQDRLKNSFSINSIKEDIAHNFGLDAKTLKAKVQFVEHHRSHMASAFHVSPYEEAAILTVDGMGDFTSTMRGVGRGNQIEIFDSVSYPHSIGMFYTAFTQYLGFPNYGDEYKVMGLSPYGKPVHLDKVRDVVRKTSNGLFELNEKYFRHFKEGVSMSWESGSPHVEPLFSDEMVKQFGPLRQKEEGLSQYHMDLAASVQRYCEEIIFYLAEGLYKKTGLKNLCVAGGVAQNSVANGKLIENTSFEQLFVPPAGHDAGTSVGSALYHLHHNKNLPRPPFSHQAYTGARFNNDQIEAYLKERDIAYTRYAEEELIEVVSNRLLNAGVIGWYQGRAEFGPRALGNRSIIVDPRREDAKALLNAKIKKRESFRPFAPSILREATADFFEQVDSVPFMEKVFKIKLEKRALIPAVTHVDGTGRLQTVEAKDNPRYHRLIQRFGEKSGVPILLNTSFNENEPIVDTPEHALECFLRTNMDMLVLENCVVQR
- a CDS encoding DUF4240 domain-containing protein, which produces MTENCNCSVVFAEQIGDRKYGGEKHFSVDIFLYARACVVANGKEFFTSVLHDPTKMPKSYTFEALLYLAAKAYEDKTALPWTYLPKKSYETFSNRKGWNGKESPTF